The Hyphomicrobium sp. MC1 genome window below encodes:
- a CDS encoding phage major capsid protein produces the protein MTDTTTLETKGAGGETARAFEEFLEAFEAFKETNDQRLADIEQRGTSDTLIAEKLARIEETLDSAKRVSDNLALKAARPHLAGGNMSSTLQLAHKAAFDGYVRCGDASRLARIEEKALSAGSGADGGYLVPAETEAAVNSALKAISPMRAISGIRQVSGSVYNRPFATTGVGTGWSAETASRTQTATPTLANLQFPTMELYAMPAASQTLLDDSIVNIDEWLAEEVRIAFAEQEGTAFVSGDGTNKPKGFLAYDTVANASWAWGEIGFVASGAAGAFPASNPGDKILDLVYAAKAPYRANGTFMMSRATVSAVRKLKDGQGNYLWQPANAPGEWPSLLGYPVAESEDMPDIAADATAIAFGDFSRGYLIVDRAGIRVLRDPYSAKPYVLFYTTKRVGGGVQDFDAIKLLKFSA, from the coding sequence ATGACCGACACGACCACCCTCGAAACGAAGGGGGCGGGCGGGGAAACCGCGCGCGCCTTCGAAGAATTTCTCGAAGCCTTCGAAGCCTTCAAGGAAACGAACGACCAGCGCCTTGCTGACATTGAGCAGCGCGGCACGTCCGATACGCTCATCGCAGAGAAACTCGCGCGCATTGAAGAGACGCTCGACTCTGCGAAGCGCGTCTCTGACAACCTCGCGCTGAAAGCTGCGCGTCCGCATCTCGCGGGCGGAAATATGTCGTCCACGTTGCAGCTTGCGCACAAGGCAGCCTTCGACGGTTACGTCCGTTGCGGCGATGCTTCGCGTCTCGCGCGCATCGAAGAGAAAGCGCTGTCTGCCGGTTCGGGCGCCGACGGCGGATACCTCGTGCCTGCTGAAACGGAAGCCGCCGTCAACAGTGCGCTGAAAGCCATCTCGCCGATGCGTGCTATTTCGGGCATCCGCCAGGTGTCGGGCTCCGTCTATAACCGACCGTTCGCGACCACCGGCGTCGGCACAGGCTGGTCGGCTGAAACGGCATCGCGCACCCAAACGGCAACGCCAACGCTCGCCAACCTGCAGTTTCCGACGATGGAACTTTACGCGATGCCGGCCGCATCGCAGACGCTGCTCGACGATAGCATCGTCAACATCGACGAGTGGCTGGCGGAGGAGGTGCGCATCGCGTTTGCCGAACAGGAAGGCACCGCGTTCGTTTCGGGCGATGGCACGAATAAGCCGAAAGGCTTCCTCGCTTACGACACGGTCGCGAATGCATCGTGGGCTTGGGGCGAGATCGGCTTCGTCGCCAGTGGCGCTGCGGGTGCATTCCCGGCGAGCAATCCGGGCGACAAGATCCTCGATCTTGTTTACGCGGCAAAAGCACCTTATCGCGCCAACGGCACCTTCATGATGAGCCGCGCGACCGTCTCAGCTGTCCGCAAGTTGAAGGACGGCCAGGGCAACTATCTCTGGCAGCCTGCGAATGCACCGGGCGAATGGCCGTCGTTGCTCGGCTATCCAGTGGCCGAGAGCGAGGACATGCCGGACATTGCCGCTGACGCGACCGCGATTGCGTTCGGTGATTTCTCACGCGGCTATCTCATCGTCGATCGCGCCGGCATCCGTGTGCTGCGCGACCCCTACAGCGCCAAACCCTACGTGCTGTTCTACACGACGAAGCGCGTCGGCGGCGGCGTGCAAGACTTCGACGCGATCAAGCTGCTGAAGTTCAGCGCTTGA
- a CDS encoding HK97 family phage prohead protease — protein sequence MHSTEPFLLPASLAKRSRALPLEAKSLDDGVFEGYASLFNREDLGHDVIAPGAFRDSLLNRGAARIKMLFQHDPGEPIGVWDEIREDARGLYVRGRLMTAVAKAREVFALMRAGALDGLSIGFKAVKARRDASTGVRRLEKVDLWEISVVTFPMLPGARVESVKTRPFAVTAPTMREFERWLTRDAGLTRTEARAVLHSGFPGLKALRDASRTFDDDAVLASRFRDAARLMLHA from the coding sequence ATGCATTCGACCGAACCCTTTCTGCTGCCTGCATCTCTGGCCAAACGCAGCCGCGCGCTGCCGCTTGAAGCGAAGTCGCTCGATGATGGTGTGTTCGAAGGCTACGCGAGCCTCTTCAATCGCGAAGACTTGGGTCACGACGTCATCGCGCCGGGCGCGTTCCGCGACAGCCTGCTGAACCGAGGCGCCGCGCGCATAAAAATGCTGTTTCAGCACGATCCTGGTGAGCCGATCGGCGTCTGGGACGAAATCCGCGAGGACGCGCGCGGGCTCTACGTCCGCGGAAGATTGATGACGGCGGTCGCGAAAGCGCGCGAGGTGTTCGCCCTGATGCGTGCCGGAGCGCTCGATGGCTTGTCGATCGGCTTCAAGGCGGTGAAGGCGCGGCGCGATGCGTCAACCGGCGTGCGCCGTTTGGAGAAAGTCGATCTCTGGGAAATTTCCGTCGTCACCTTTCCGATGCTGCCCGGCGCGCGCGTCGAAAGCGTTAAGACGCGGCCGTTCGCGGTCACCGCGCCGACGATGCGAGAATTCGAGCGCTGGCTCACGCGCGATGCTGGGCTGACGCGAACGGAAGCCCGCGCGGTTCTTCACTCAGGGTTTCCTGGTCTCAAGGCTCTGCGGGATGCGAGCCGGACCTTCGACGACGATGCCGTGCTCGCCTCTCGCTTCCGCGACGCCGCGCGGCTGATGCTCCATGCGTAA
- a CDS encoding RNase A-like domain-containing protein, with protein MPERKVSFPTWLQKHCDCLGQSYLEASFLTTDEKRAAAGYDAQPGSVSPQLKYREDQPRVPAGQTGGGPWTDGGDGGSGSNDARVRVAQANDPRKYSINLEEEDARGGHAKRDHVAKSDAELREVVERSVIRGTFVTLYKDAQDSFSSLEAANDFTNQILQKNAPSVDAVASGSQDESWLAERFGYVTGKEAYRTGPDEPVIVRPTYAAGILIRHDPRSPRGYTVYTAYPVNERSK; from the coding sequence ATCCCGGAACGCAAAGTATCGTTCCCTACATGGCTGCAGAAGCATTGCGACTGCCTAGGTCAAAGCTATCTTGAGGCATCCTTCCTCACCACCGACGAGAAACGCGCGGCAGCGGGGTATGATGCGCAACCCGGCAGCGTTTCACCACAACTTAAATATCGCGAGGATCAACCGCGCGTCCCTGCAGGCCAAACGGGCGGCGGCCCATGGACAGACGGGGGCGACGGCGGGTCAGGATCAAATGATGCCCGTGTCCGCGTCGCACAGGCAAATGATCCCCGAAAATATTCGATCAACCTAGAGGAAGAAGACGCAAGGGGCGGTCACGCCAAACGAGATCACGTTGCGAAAAGCGACGCTGAGCTTAGAGAAGTTGTCGAGCGCTCGGTCATCCGAGGCACCTTCGTCACCTTATACAAGGATGCCCAAGATTCCTTTTCGTCTTTGGAAGCTGCAAATGATTTCACCAATCAAATATTGCAGAAAAATGCCCCAAGTGTCGACGCTGTAGCGAGCGGCTCACAAGACGAGTCTTGGTTGGCAGAGCGATTTGGATACGTCACAGGTAAGGAGGCGTATCGTACCGGGCCTGATGAGCCCGTTATTGTCAGGCCGACCTATGCGGCCGGAATCTTGATAAGGCACGACCCTAGATCACCACGCGGTTATACGGTTTATACGGCGTACCCGGTAAACGAGCGGTCAAAATAA